In the genome of Drosophila yakuba strain Tai18E2 chromosome 3R, Prin_Dyak_Tai18E2_2.1, whole genome shotgun sequence, one region contains:
- the LOC6537850 gene encoding uncharacterized protein LOC6537850 produces the protein MNVCRLCLAKDANFPVFGTNGTTALRIMVCTSLEIEAGDGLSQHICTMCRLRLEEMHCFRRRCLAADRRLRRHKALQRQGVKTKLSELEEDRGALRDVEGCTPTACSENNAQWRQQAAQLIRSEIDAYKKELLSTCKQAVRADIELELRAELEEVVIAEAKQQLRLSVLDDVFDELERYFVRKRNEASYEIKLSSSSQLPAGGFYEEELGEELMEQNDDSVVELLDDEPEASRQPAATPLVAVPMVEINMNDPQLSHLRADFNKDTFLNAYQSPLKDVQTQLPCRKRGRFVNSKKMSENLCRKHSSIKNGSPKSYADFNNCVRCRLRGADKLNNTVT, from the exons ATGAATGTTTGTCGCCTGTGCTTGGCAAAAGACGCCAACTTTCCAGTTTTCGGCACAAATGGAACGACTGCGTTGCGGATAATGGTCTGCACATCACTGGAGATCGAGGCCGGAGACGGGCTGTCACAGCACATATGCACCATGTGCCGCCTGCGACTGGAGGAGATGCACTGCTTCCGACGGCGCTGCCTTGCAGCCGATCGCCGATTGAGGCGCCACAAGGCGTTGCAACGACAGGGCGTCAAAACGAAGCTGAGCGAATTGGAGGAAGATCGAGGTGCGCTTCGAGATGTGGAAGGATGCACGCCCACTGCCTGCTCCGAGAACAATGCCCAGTGGCGCCAGCAGGCGGCACAGCTCATTCGCAGCGAGATCGACGCCTATAAGAAGGAGCTGCTCAGCACTTGCAAGCAAGCGGTGCGGGCGGATATCGAGCTGGAGCTGCGGGCGGAACTCGAGGAGGTCGTCATAGCCGAGGCGAAGCAGCAGTTGCGTCTCAGCGTCCTGGACGACGTGTTCGACGAACTGGAACGCTACTTTGTGCGCAAGCGCAACGAGGCGTCCTACGAGATAAAGTTGAGCTCCAGCAGTCAGCTGCCTGCTGGTGGTTTCTACGAAGAAGAGTTAGGCGAAGAGCTAATGGAGCAGAACGATGACAGCGTGGTAGAATTACTGG ACGATGAACCGGAGGCCAGCAGACAGCCAGCTGCAACGCCACTAGTTGCCGTGCCCATGGTTGAAATCAACATGAACGATCCCCAGCTGAGTCATCTGCGCGCCGACTTCAACAAGGACACCTTTCTGAATGCCTACCAATCTCCTTTAAAGGATGTTCAAACCCAATTGCCCTGTCGCAAAAGAGGCCGCTTTGTGAACTCCAAGAAGATGAGCGAGAACCTCTGCCGTAAGCACAGCTCCATCAAGAATGGAAGCCCCAAGTCGTATGCAGATTTTAATAATTGTGTGCGCTGTCGTCTCAGAGGAGCGGATAAGTTAAATAACACCGTCACGTAG